Within Nocardioides rotundus, the genomic segment CCGCATCTGCCTCATCGACCGGGACTGGACCGGCAGGGTCAGGTGGCTGTCGCTGGTGACCGACCCGTGGCCGGGGAAGTGCTTGAGGACGGGCAGCACGCCGCCGTCGAGGAAGCCCCGGGACGCGGCGACCACCTGCTCGCCCACGACGGCCGGGTCCGAGCCGGCCGACCGGGAGCCGATCGCCGGGTCGCGGGGACCGATCGTCACGTCCGCGTCCGGCGCGAAGCCGGTCAGGAAGCCCAGCCCGCGCAGCTCGCCCGCGCTGCCGGCGTAGGCACGGCGGGTCACCCGCGTGTCCCCGGCGGCCCCGGCGGACATGAAGGTCGGGAAGCGGGTGGCCTCGCCCTTCACCCGCTCCACGATGCCGCCCTCCTGGTCCACGCCGGTGAGCAGCGGCCAGGGCCGGCGGACCTCCCGGGCCAGGCGCCGGTTGACCGAGCGGATCTGGTCGGTGGAGACGACGTTGCCGGAGAAGGCGATCACCCCGCCCAGGTGCAGCGAGCGCACCAGGCCGACCGGCGCCCGGGTGCCGGAGTAGTCGGCCACGATGACCTGGCCGGCCAGCTTCGGCAGCGGGAGCCGCCGGACCTTCCCCAGCGCCCGGTCCAGCTGCGCCTCGCTCGGCCCCCAGCCCGCGCGCACGCCGATCCGCTCGGCGGGGCCGGGCGGGTCGGGCTCCGCGGAGCGCGATGCCGCGCTGCCGGGGCGGTCCTGCTCCGCCGGGTCGGGCGAGCAGGCCCCGAGGGTCGCCGTACACGCCAGCGCCGCGAGGACCGCGGTGGCTCGTCGGATGCGGGTCACCCGCCTGCTCTCCCTGTCTGGTCGGGGTCTCAGAGGTTCGCGCGCTCGCCGCCGATCGTGGTGTCGGCGCCGTGCCCGGTGTGGACGACCGTCTCCTCGGGCAGTCGGAGGAGCTGGCCGCGGATCGACTCCTTGATCTGGTCCTCGTCGCTGAACGACCGGCCGGTCGCGCCCGGCCCGCCCTGGAAGAGGGTGTCGCCGGTGAAGACGCAGTCCAGGTCGTGCACATAGAGGCAGACCGCCCCCGGTGCGTGGCCGGGGGTGTGCAGCACCTTGACCGCGGCGCCCGCCACCTTCACCGACTGGCCGTCGGCGAGGTCGGCGTCCCAGAGCTCGTCGGGGTGCGTGAGCTCCCACAGCGGCTTGTCATCGGGGTGGAGCAGGATCGGCGCTCCGGTGCGCTGCCGCAGCTCCGGGGCGACGCGGACGTGGTCGTCGTGGGCGTGGGTGCAGATGATCGCCTTCACCTGCCGCCCGCCGACGACCTCCAGGATCGCGTCGACGTCGTGCGGCGCGTCGATGACGATGCACTCGTCGTCGTCGCCCACCACCCAGATGTTGTTCTCCACCTCGTGGGTCTCGCCGTCCAGGGAGAAGGTCCCCGAGGCGGTCCCGTGGTCCACGCGCACGCTCATCAGAGGATCACCACCGAGCGCAGCACGTCACCGGAGTGCATCTTGTCGAAGGCGGCCTCCACGTCGTCCAACGCGATCTCCTCACTGACGAAGGCGTCCAGGTCCAGCCGACCCTGCTGGTAGAGGTCGACGAGCATCGGGAAGTCGCGGCTGGGCAGGCAGTCGCCGTACCAGCTCGACTTCAGCGCCCCGCCGCGGCCGAACACGTCGATCAGCGGCAGGTCGGGGATCTTCATGTCCGGGGTCGGTACGCCGACCAGGACGACCGTCCCGGCCAGGTCCCGGGCGTAGAACGCCTGCTTCCACGTCTCCGGCCGCCCGACGGCGTCGATCACCACGTCGGCGCCCTCGGAGCCGTCGGCGCCGCAGATCTCCTTGATCCGCTCGACCGGGTCCTCCTCGCCGGCGTGGATCGTGTGGGTGGCGCCCAGGCCGGTGGCCCACTCCAGCTTCCGCGGGTCGGTGTCGACGGCGATGATCGTCGACGCCCCGGCGAGCGCGGAGCCGACCACGGCGGCCATCCCGACGCCCCCGCAGCCGATCACCGCGACGCTGCGGCCGCGGCCCACGTCGCCGGTGTTGATGGCGGCACCCAGGCCGGCCATGACACCGCAGCCGAGCAGCCCGACCGCCGCGGGTCGGGCCGACGGGTCGACCTTGGTGCACTGGCCGGCGGCGACCAGGGTCTTCTCGGCGAAGGCGCCGATGCCCAGCGCCGGGGACAGCTCCGTGCCGTCCTCCAGGGTCATCCTCTGGGTGGCGTTGTGGGTGTTGAAGCAGTACCACGGCTCGCCGCGGGTGCAGGCCCGGCACTCGCCGCACACGGCGCGCCAGTTGAGCACCACGAAGTCGCCCGGCGCGACCTCGGTGACGCCCTCGCCGACGGCCTCCACGACCCCCGCGGCCTCGTGGCCGAGCAGGAAGGGGAACTCGTCGTTGATCCCGCCCTCGCGGTAGTGCAGGTCGGTGTGGCAGACCCCGCACGCCTGCACCTGCACCAGGGCCTCGCCCGGGCCCGGGTCGGGGACGTTGATCGTCTCGACGGTGACCGGCGCACCCTGCTTGCGCGCGACCACGCCACGTACCTGCTGCATGCGGCCTCCTCCGGGGTCTCCTGACCTCGCCCACCCTAGGGGCCGCCGCGAGAGCCCGGCGCCCGGTGTCGAGATTTCTGCAACCCGTCCTCCCCCGCTCGGCGTCTTGGGTGCGACAGGATCGAGCGAGAGGGGGTGGCGGAGGTGCCGGAGACGAGTACGGCGATCGGGGTCCGCCGCGCGGGCGGGGACCGGGACACCGAGTTCACCGCCTACATGCAGGCCCGCCGTACCTCGCTGATGCGGACCGCCTATCTCCTGGCCGGCGACCACGCGACCGCCGAGGACCTGGTGCAGACGGCGCTGGCGAAGCTCTACCTGAGCTGGGACAGGGTCCGCGAGCGGGACAGCCTGGACGGCTACGTCCGCCGGATCCTGGTCAACGAGAACAGCTCGCTGTGGCGCCGCGCCTTCAAGCGCTCGGAGGTCAGCAGCCAGGCGCTGCCGGAGCGAGGCGTCAGCGACGAGTACGACGACGGCGTCTCCGCGCAGCTGTGGGCCTTCGTGCAGACCCTGCCACGACGCCAGCGCGCGGTCGTGGTGCTGCGGTACTACGAGCAGCTGACCGAGGCCGAGACCGCCGACGTGCTCGGCTGCTCGGTCGGGACCGTGAAGTCCCAGGCGAGCCGCGCGCTCGCCGCCCTGCGCGAGCGCGCACCCCAGTCATTGAACCCCCGCACCGGAGAGGAGGAGTCCCGATGAGTGCCCGAGACGACGAGCTGGGCGAGCTGATGGGGAGCGCCCTGCGCGAGCGGGCCGACCGCGTCGACGGCGAGGGCGTGACCCTGGACGGGGTGCGCGGCACCGCGCGCACGATCCGGCGGCGCCGCCGCGTGGCGGGGGCGCTGGCGGCCGCGGCCGCGGTCGCGGTCATCGTGCCGACGGCGATGATGGCCGGCGGGGAGGCTCCGCAGCGGCCGCAGCCCGCGGACGCGCCGGAGCCGTTCTCGGTGCGGCTGGACCGCGCCGCCCCGGGCGGCGAGCCGCCCACGGTGGCCTGGATCCAGGGCCGGGTCCTGCACACGCCCGACGGGGAGAGCGTGCAGCTCGCCCGCCGCTACGACAGCCTCACGCGGTTCGGGGAGACCTACCTCGCGGGCTACCAGCGCACCGGCGACGGGAGCTACGCCTTCGACGAGCTCGCCCCCGACGGGAGCGTCGCGAGCACCCAGGTCACCGGCAGCCAGAGCGTCCAGGACGTCGTGGTCCTGTCCGCGGACGGCAGCGTGGCGGCCTGGACGACGCCCCGCGGCGCGGTCCGGGTGTGGACCGACGCCGGCGTCGAGACGGTCGGGCAGGTCCCCGTCACCAGGGGTGGCGGCACCGGCTGGGTAGCGGCGGTGCGCGGCGAGGACGGGTGCACGCAGGAGTGCGAGGTCTACGTCAACACCTGGGACGGCCGGGGGCGGGTGACGGCCTTCTCCACCGACGGCTCCGAGCGCACCCTGCCGCGCTCCATCACGGTGGTGCTCGCCCGCTCGATCGATGGCCTGCTGAGCGTGTCCACCGACCGGACGGCGCCCAACGAGGTGGACTCCTGCGTGGGCGTCTACGACGAGCCGGCGGGCGCCTATGCCTGGCGCAGCTGCATCCGCGGGGTCGGTGGCTTCTCCCCCGACGGCGACTGGAGCGACGTACGCCAGCCGGACACCGACGGGCCGCCGGCCGGCTATCTGATCCGCGAGGCCGCCTCCGGTGAGCAGCACGGCGCCCTCACCACCCGCGGCGACGTCACCAACACCGTCGTGGGCCCGCTGGTCTGGGAGGACGAGGAGCACTTCCTGCTGCCCGCGCGGAGCGCCGACGGCGACTGGATGCTGGTCCGCGGCGACCTGCGCGGCGACATCACCCAGGTGCTGCCGCCGGAGCGCGGCGGCGAGCTCTACGAGGTCCCCTGGGTCCTCTCCGATCGGTGAGGGTCAGGCCGAGACCTGGGTGACCGGCTGGGAGGAGTCCGCGGGGATTCCCAGGCCGGAGGGCGTGCGGCCGCGCTGCACCATCTCCGCCCCGAGCGCGGCGACCATCGCGCCGTTGTCGGTGCAGAGCCCGGGCCGGGGCACCCGCACCCGGACACCCTGGCGCGCGGCCCGCTCCTCGGCCATCGCGCGCAGGCGCGAGTTGGCGGCGACCCCGCCGCCGATCAGCAGGTCCTCGACGCCGCGCTCGGCGGCCGCGTCCAGCGCCTTGCGGACCAGCACGTCGCAGACCGCCTCCTGGAAGGACGCGGCCACGTCGGCCACCGGCACCGGCTCGCCGGCGCGCTCCTTGGCTTCCACCCAGCGGGCGACCGCGGTCTTGAGGCCGGAGAAGGAGAAGTCGAAGCGATGCCGCTCCAGGTCCCGGCGCGAGGTCAGCCCGCGGGGGAAGTCGACGTAGACGCTGCTCCCCTCGCGCGCCGCCCTGTCGATGTGCGGGCCGCCGGGAAACGGGAGGCCGAGCAGCCGGGCCACCTTGTCGAAGGCCTCCCCCGCGGCATCGTCGATCGTGGCGCCGAGCGGGTCCACGCCGCTGGTCACGTCCTCGACCTCGAGCAGGCTGGAGTGGCCGCCGGAGACCAGCAGCGCCAGGCACGGCTCCGGCAGCGGCCCGTGCTCGAGTTGGTCGACCGCGACATGGGCGGCCAGGTGGTTGACGCCGTACAACGGCTTCCCGAGCCCGACCGCCAGCGCCTTTGCCGCGGCCACCCCGACCAGCAGCGCACCGGCGAGGCCGGGGCCGCTGGTCACCGCCACCGCGTCCACGTCGGCCAGCCGCACGCCGGCGGTCTCGGCCGCGCGCTCCAGCGTGGGGACCATGGCCTCCAGGTGGGCGCGGCTGGCCACCTCCGGCACCACACCGCCGAAGCGAGCGTGCTCGTCGACGCTGCTCGCGACAGCGTCGGCGAGCAGCGTGGT encodes:
- a CDS encoding MBL fold metallo-hydrolase, yielding MSVRVDHGTASGTFSLDGETHEVENNIWVVGDDDECIVIDAPHDVDAILEVVGGRQVKAIICTHAHDDHVRVAPELRQRTGAPILLHPDDKPLWELTHPDELWDADLADGQSVKVAGAAVKVLHTPGHAPGAVCLYVHDLDCVFTGDTLFQGGPGATGRSFSDEDQIKESIRGQLLRLPEETVVHTGHGADTTIGGERANL
- a CDS encoding S-(hydroxymethyl)mycothiol dehydrogenase, with the translated sequence MQQVRGVVARKQGAPVTVETINVPDPGPGEALVQVQACGVCHTDLHYREGGINDEFPFLLGHEAAGVVEAVGEGVTEVAPGDFVVLNWRAVCGECRACTRGEPWYCFNTHNATQRMTLEDGTELSPALGIGAFAEKTLVAAGQCTKVDPSARPAAVGLLGCGVMAGLGAAINTGDVGRGRSVAVIGCGGVGMAAVVGSALAGASTIIAVDTDPRKLEWATGLGATHTIHAGEEDPVERIKEICGADGSEGADVVIDAVGRPETWKQAFYARDLAGTVVLVGVPTPDMKIPDLPLIDVFGRGGALKSSWYGDCLPSRDFPMLVDLYQQGRLDLDAFVSEEIALDDVEAAFDKMHSGDVLRSVVIL
- a CDS encoding SigE family RNA polymerase sigma factor — protein: MAEVPETSTAIGVRRAGGDRDTEFTAYMQARRTSLMRTAYLLAGDHATAEDLVQTALAKLYLSWDRVRERDSLDGYVRRILVNENSSLWRRAFKRSEVSSQALPERGVSDEYDDGVSAQLWAFVQTLPRRQRAVVVLRYYEQLTEAETADVLGCSVGTVKSQASRALAALRERAPQSLNPRTGEEESR
- the tsaD gene encoding tRNA (adenosine(37)-N6)-threonylcarbamoyltransferase complex transferase subunit TsaD, translating into MSDAPLVLGIETSCDETGVGIVRGTTLLADAVASSVDEHARFGGVVPEVASRAHLEAMVPTLERAAETAGVRLADVDAVAVTSGPGLAGALLVGVAAAKALAVGLGKPLYGVNHLAAHVAVDQLEHGPLPEPCLALLVSGGHSSLLEVEDVTSGVDPLGATIDDAAGEAFDKVARLLGLPFPGGPHIDRAAREGSSVYVDFPRGLTSRRDLERHRFDFSFSGLKTAVARWVEAKERAGEPVPVADVAASFQEAVCDVLVRKALDAAAERGVEDLLIGGGVAANSRLRAMAEERAARQGVRVRVPRPGLCTDNGAMVAALGAEMVQRGRTPSGLGIPADSSQPVTQVSA